The DNA sequence cattttacttaaataaatacttgttaAACTTTTAAGTCCTCTCCTTGGCTACTTAGTGTATTTTTAACACGTACAGGActcgtcattgacataatgcattccctagccccttaccctaacctaacatcacacacacacacacacacacacatacacacacacacacacacacacacacacacacacacacacacacagagacacacacacacacacacacacatagacgcacacacacacacacaaacacagagacacacacacagagacacacagacacacacacacacagagacacacacacacagacacacagacacacacacacacatacacacagagacacacacacagacgcacacacacacacaaacacagagacacacacagatgcacacacacacagagacacacacagacacacagacacagagacacacacagacgcacacacacacacacacattcacacagacacacacacacacacacacacacacacacacacacacacaaggagacacacagacacacacacacacacacacacacacacgccacacacacacacacacagagccacagcacacacacacacacacacacagagacacacacacacacacacacacacaaggacacacacacacacacacacacacacacacgcccacacacacacacacagagacacacacacacacacacacacacagcagacacacagacacacacacacacacacacacacacacacacacagagacacacacacacacacacacaggagacacacacacacacacacacacacacacacacacacacacacacacacacacacacacacacacacacacacacacacacacacacacacacacacacacacagagacacacacacacacagtttttagTGTTTACATGCATGCCTCTGATTTAATTTAATGAACTCAGAGTGAATTCAACATTTAATTTTAGAAGATGAGGAATAAAAGTGTGAAGGAAAAGATGTCTAAGAGAATATGATTGGTCCTCCATCACGTGATTCTGCAGCTGTTACCGTAGAAACACAGAACAAGGTGTTTAAATGCATGATTGTACGTTCATTTAGGGTTTAGTGAACATGGAGAGAACTTCAGACTTCATAATGAAACGGGAAATAAAGAAGTCAGAAAATATTTGGTGTGCAATAGAAAAACTCAAATCTGAATctttcaaaaaacatttaagttATGAAATGATGtcagaccgtgtgtgtgtgttatgtgtgtgtgtgtgtgtgtgtgtatgtgaatagCAGGAAATCCTGTCAATAAGATTCTGTAgctgtttttctctttcctgAAACCTTTTCTGCTCTGTCATCacatgataacacacacacacacacacacatacacacagacatagacatagacacatacacacacacacacacacacacacacagacatagacatagacacacacacacacacacacacacacacacagacacacacacacacacacaaacacagacatggacacagagacacacacacacacacacacacacagtcacacactcacacagatacacacagacacagatacacacacacacacagactaacacagacacacacacagaaacatactgtacacagacacacacagacacacacacacacccacacacacacacacacagacacacgcacagacacacacacacagacaaactgaGTGTACTAACAGGACGGAGTTGTTCTGAACTCATCAtgtttattataatttattgcATCTTTTTTAACATATTATTAATGATGTATTAACTCCAATAACCTCATACCAGTCTcctaatcaatcaattaataaatcaatcaatcaatcaatcaatcaatcaatcaacactTATATATACACTTAAATATACTTATAGAGCACTTAACAGTGACTAACAGGCATTCAAAGTGCTTCCCATCAGAAACCAAGGTTAAAACACACATCATATAAACACCATATCATATCATACAAGAGAAAGAATGACACGTAGAAACAGTATAATCAGAAAAGGTCACGCAGAAACAGGAGAGAGGATATTGTCACACCACCACTGTGTATTAAAAGCCTTTCTAAACAGATACGTTTGGAGTTTGGACCTTAAAAAGCGCTCCATCTGTAGTCGTCTGAATATCAGAGGgcaacttgttccagagtctcgggggaACAGCAACCGCAAGAGGCCCGATCACCCCCCCTACCGTTTAGACCTGGACCTCgggacttctaaaaccagcGGATCTTAGGACCGCAAGGACCCCGGTTGTGCTCACGCAGGATTAAGATCTCGGGCAAATACTCCAGGGGGGCCAGGCCGTTTATAATATAACGATGGAGTTCAATCTCCAGTACTCTGTACAGCTACATGCTCTCgtacattaaaccttttgcatatctgcaaacaagtctcttcTGATTGAAATACGTCTAGACGCCTGCACACATCGCTCCCGTTCTCCACGCCCTACATCGGCTCCCCGTGCGTTTGTTTTCAACAccttaatacatttaatgtacagtacaggccaaaagtgttggacacaccttctcattcaatgagtttcctttttattttcatgactatttacattgtagattctcactgaaggcatcaaaactatgaatgaacacatatggaattatgtacttaacaaagaattgttaaataactgaaaacatgtcttatattttagattcttcaaagtagccaccctttgctttttttgataactctgcaaacccttggtgttctctcaatgagcttcatgaggtagtcacctgaaatggttttaccttcacaggtgtgctttgtcagggttcattagtggaagtttttcccttattaataaaaaaagcaaagggtggctactttgaagaatctaaaatataagacatgttttcagttatttcacacttttttggaACATTTCGTCTGCACTTTAACCAAACTGAaggccctgaagtcctgcctggtgtgtctggtctcctactgtgagactcacctggagcctcatctgaCCATGTCACGCCTAaaaagacatcagctgatcgACCCTGTGGAGAAGCTAGAAGACAGGATGTGTACGGAGCATGATAAAcctctggagctgttctgtaagaccgaccagacatgtgtctgcatgctctgcACTGTTTTAGACCACAAGACGCATGATGTTGTTCCTCTGAAAGAAGAATATGAAAGAAAGAAGGCCGAGCTGGGGAAGACAGAGGCTGAAATTCagcagatgatccagaagagacgactgaagattcaggagatcaaacactcagtcgacctcagtgaggaagatgcagacagagagatagcagaaggtgttcaggtcttcacttctctgaaggagtctgttgagagaggcctgaatgagctcatcaacacgatcaaagagaagcagaaaactacagaaaaacaagagctggaacaggaaatctctgagctgatgaagaggagcactgaggtggagcagGTGTTACGCTCTGAAGaccacctccatcttctccagagtGTCCAGTCCCTAAACATCCAACAACCTCCACCCACCAAGGACTGGACAGAGGTCAGCGTCCATCCATCATCATATGAGGGGACTGTGGTGAAAGCTGTGGTtcagctggaggagacactcagtaaagagatgaagaagctgcttgagtctgagctgaagagggtccagcagtatgcagtggatgtgactcttgatcctgatacagcacatcctaaactcatcctgtctgatgatGGGAAACAAGTGAATCATGGTGATGTGAGGAAGAATCTCCCAGACAACCCAGAGAGATTTTCTAATTGTGTTAATGTTTTAGGAAAACAGAGTTTCTCTTCAGGCAGATTTTACTTTGAGGTTCAAGTTAAAGGAAAGACTAATTGGACTTTAGGAGTGGCCAGAGAGTCGATCAACAGGAAGGGAATCATCACACTGAGCCCTCAGAATGGTTACTGGACTATAGTGTTGATAAATGGAAATGAGTACAAAGCTCTAGCTGGCCCTCcagtccttctctctctgaagtctcctcctcagaaggtgggggtgtttgtgga is a window from the Perca fluviatilis chromosome 1, GENO_Pfluv_1.0, whole genome shotgun sequence genome containing:
- the LOC120566732 gene encoding E3 ubiquitin-protein ligase TRIM39-like: MSRLKRHQLIDPVEKLEDRMCTEHDKPLELFCKTDQTCVCMLCTVLDHKTHDVVPLKEEYERKKAELGKTEAEIQQMIQKRRLKIQEIKHSVDLSEEDADREIAEGVQVFTSLKESVERGLNELINTIKEKQKTTEKQELEQEISELMKRSTEVEQVLRSEDHLHLLQSVQSLNIQQPPPTKDWTEVSVHPSSYEGTVVKAVVQLEETLSKEMKKLLESELKRVQQYAVDVTLDPDTAHPKLILSDDGKQVNHGDVRKNLPDNPERFSNCVNVLGKQSFSSGRFYFEVQVKGKTNWTLGVARESINRKGIITLSPQNGYWTIVLINGNEYKALAGPPVLLSLKSPPQKVGVFVDYEEGLVSFYDVDAAALIYSFTGCSFTEKLFPFFSPSLNSGGKNSAPLIISPVRVN